A stretch of Besnoitia besnoiti strain Bb-Ger1 chromosome III, whole genome shotgun sequence DNA encodes these proteins:
- a CDS encoding hypothetical protein (encoded by transcript BESB_047930): MAATMQESSERLVESPDDDSIPGVKGASGSGFSALWDFPARSYAKYFDEEETKQFRQCSSCLMLQWVLNVLCNVGNFALALAITLHPKCLDGRFSWSTVHTSINLLVLTVSMSLGIAGLRHGSPSKLFQACAGHLLLSAYELLLFARDLCIISFSTERDQIYVYFRGGESHRALFTGVCATAGVSCLLSIVNAYKLRKLTTLLHKALPEDGTYSHA, encoded by the exons ATGGCGGCCACCATGCAGGAAAGCAGCGAGCGATTGGTAGAGTCGCCAGATGATGACAGTATTCCTGGCGTAAAGGGCGCCAGTGGCTCTGGCTTCTCCGCGCTGTGGGACTTTCCAGCGAGGTCGTACGCCAAATATTTTGATGAGGAAGAAACGAAACAGTTCCGACAGTGCTCGTCGTGTCTGATGTTGCAGTGGGTGCTGAACGTTCTCTGCAACGTCGGAAACTTCGCCCTGGCTCTAGCCATCACGCTGCATCCAAAATGTCTTGACGGACGGTTCAGCTGGAGCACGGTGCACACAAGCATTAATTTGCTTGTCCTGACGGTCAGTATGTCGCTTGGTATTGCTGGTCTGCGGCACGGTTCTCCATCGAAACTCTTTCAAGCATGTGCAGGGCATCTCCTCCTCAGCGCTTACGAGCTGCTGCTCTTCGCTCGAGACCTCTGCATCATATCGTTCTCTACGGAGCGCGACCAGATTTATGTCTACTTCCGCGGTGGAGAATCTCACCGTGCTCTTTTCACCGGTGTCTGCGCAACAGCGGGCGTCTCCTGTCTACTTTCTATCGTCAACG CGTACAAGCTCCGCAAGCTCACGACGCTCCTGCATAAAGCACTTCCTGAAGACGGGACGTACAGCCACGCGTAA
- a CDS encoding hypothetical protein (encoded by transcript BESB_047950) — EEETPENSAHLSATRGCSSRPPLESCRLYHSARPHAPQQVPSCPCPFLCASSLRVFYFRAPWALHQVLPHSRRTNTRAPKMACGQPFPRTVSLHQPPSRPRLRRASSGSPPKDGLPPPLAGARPPAGRGAARSGVTSAEADCERC, encoded by the coding sequence aggaggaggaaaccCCCGAAAATTCCGCACATCTCTCCgccacgcgcggctgcagctctcgtcctcctctcgaGTCCTGTCGTTTGTATCACTCTGCGCGCccccacgcgccgcagcaagtGCCTTCTTGCCCCTGCcctttcctctgcgcgtcctccctccgcgtctttTACTTCAGAGCCCCCTGGGCGCTGCACCAGGTGCTgccgcactcgcgccgcACCAACACGCGTGCCCCTAAAATGGCGTGCGGGCAGCCCTTTCCGCGAACCGTGAGCCTGCACCAGCCTCCCAGCAGGCCGCGACTCCGCCGAGCCTCCAGCGGCTCGCCCCCCAAAGACGGTCTGCCTCCACCTTTGGCTGGCGCGCGACCGCCCGCCGGGCGCGGGGCTGCTCGGTCGGGCGTTAcgtctgcggaggccgacTGCGAGAGGTGT